In one window of Gemmatimonadota bacterium DNA:
- a CDS encoding iron-sulfur cluster assembly protein, producing MDTDAVKEQIVDVLKTCYDPEIPVNIYEMGLIYEIDVQQDGMTNIKMTLTSPNCPAAQSLPAEVETKVKAVDEVSDALIEIVWEPPWHIDMMTEDAKLELGIDY from the coding sequence ATGGATACGGATGCCGTTAAAGAGCAGATTGTGGACGTATTGAAGACGTGCTACGATCCGGAGATCCCGGTCAATATCTACGAAATGGGACTCATCTACGAAATTGACGTACAGCAGGACGGCATGACGAATATCAAGATGACGCTCACTTCACCGAACTGCCCGGCGGCCCAGTCGCTCCCCGCCGAGGTGGAGACCAAGGTGAAAGCCGTAGACGAAGTGTCGGACGCGCTGATCGAAATCGTCTGGGAGCCACCCTGGCATATCGACATGATGACCGAAGACGCCAAGCTCGAACTCGGCATAGACTACTGA